A DNA window from Novosphingobium sp. RL4 contains the following coding sequences:
- a CDS encoding acyl-CoA dehydrogenase, whose translation MTYTPPSTDQILALRVNAGMEELAAAERFADASPDVVQAVVEGAGAFAAGEWAPLNRKGDTEGARIVEGKVVLPEGFMQAYRDFVDAGWNAVSAPEEFGGQGLPLSLAVAALECLGSANMGFSLLPMLTVGAIEALIHHGSEEQQRLYLPRVVSGEWSGTMNLTEPQAGSDVGALRTTATPIDDGPHAGKYRIVGQKIFITWGEHELAENIVHLVLARTPGAPAGSRGISLFIVPKFHVEHDGALGARNDLKVVSLEHKLGIHASPTCVMSYGDNGECIGELIGAENEGLRCMFTMMNNARINVGAQGVEIAERAMQQAMAYAGERVQSARAGSADKTPVPIAEHPDVRRMLLRMRALTEGGRALLYYATGQLDKASLGSDQARLRAELLVPLVKAWCTDMGVEVAGIGIQVHGGMGFIEETGAAQHYRDARIAPIYEGTNGIQAADLVTRKLGMERGGVFFALMDDIHAYATDHGVLALQELAESCRQTAEHLIDPGSLDDRLAASVPFLNACAIAVAGWQLRRQADALPSADVPLAFAKRKKVVARYFIEHLVPEAMGDLAQAQKGASLLYELTSEELTA comes from the coding sequence ATGACCTACACGCCCCCCAGCACCGACCAGATCCTGGCGCTGCGCGTCAATGCCGGAATGGAGGAGCTTGCCGCCGCCGAACGCTTCGCCGATGCCAGCCCCGACGTCGTGCAGGCCGTGGTGGAAGGCGCCGGCGCCTTCGCGGCAGGCGAATGGGCTCCGCTCAACCGCAAGGGCGATACGGAGGGCGCTCGGATCGTCGAAGGCAAGGTCGTGCTGCCTGAAGGCTTCATGCAGGCCTATCGCGATTTCGTGGATGCTGGCTGGAATGCGGTTTCGGCGCCCGAAGAGTTCGGCGGACAGGGCCTCCCCCTCTCGCTTGCGGTTGCAGCGCTGGAATGCCTCGGCAGCGCCAACATGGGCTTCTCGCTGCTGCCGATGCTCACGGTAGGCGCGATCGAAGCGCTGATTCACCATGGCAGCGAAGAGCAGCAGCGGCTCTATCTGCCGCGCGTCGTCAGCGGCGAGTGGTCGGGCACGATGAATCTCACGGAACCGCAGGCGGGTTCCGATGTCGGCGCACTGCGCACCACCGCCACGCCGATCGACGATGGCCCCCACGCCGGGAAGTACCGCATCGTCGGCCAGAAGATCTTCATCACCTGGGGCGAACACGAACTGGCCGAAAACATCGTCCATCTCGTTCTTGCCCGCACCCCCGGCGCCCCGGCCGGCTCGCGCGGAATATCGCTCTTCATCGTCCCGAAGTTCCACGTGGAACATGACGGCGCTCTTGGCGCCCGCAACGATCTCAAGGTCGTGAGTCTCGAACACAAGCTGGGCATCCATGCATCGCCCACTTGCGTCATGAGCTATGGCGACAATGGCGAATGCATCGGCGAACTCATCGGTGCGGAGAACGAAGGCCTGCGCTGCATGTTCACGATGATGAACAACGCCCGCATCAATGTCGGCGCGCAAGGCGTCGAGATCGCCGAACGCGCCATGCAGCAGGCCATGGCCTATGCCGGTGAACGGGTGCAGTCAGCCCGCGCCGGTTCGGCAGACAAGACCCCGGTTCCCATTGCCGAGCACCCCGACGTGCGCCGGATGCTCCTGCGCATGCGCGCGCTCACCGAAGGCGGCCGCGCCCTGCTCTATTACGCAACCGGCCAGCTCGACAAGGCAAGCCTCGGCAGTGATCAAGCGCGCCTGCGTGCCGAATTGCTGGTGCCGCTGGTGAAGGCGTGGTGCACCGATATGGGGGTCGAAGTGGCCGGGATCGGCATACAGGTCCATGGCGGCATGGGCTTCATCGAGGAGACCGGCGCCGCCCAGCATTACCGCGATGCCCGCATCGCCCCGATCTATGAAGGTACCAACGGCATTCAGGCCGCCGATCTGGTTACCCGCAAGCTCGGCATGGAGCGCGGCGGCGTGTTCTTCGCGCTGATGGACGACATCCACGCCTATGCCACCGATCACGGCGTGCTGGCACTGCAGGAACTCGCCGAGTCTTGCCGCCAGACTGCCGAACACCTGATCGATCCCGGTAGCCTGGACGATCGACTGGCCGCCAGCGTCCCTTTCCTCAACGCCTGCGCCATTGCCGTTGCAGGATGGCAGCTTCGCCGACAGGCCGATGCCCTCCCCTCCGCAGACGTACCCCTTGCTTTCGCAAAGCGGAAAAAGGTGGTCGCCCGGTACTTTATCGAGCATCTGGTGCCCGAAGCCATGGGTGACCTCGCCCAGGCCCAGAAGGGTGCGAGCCTTCTCTACGAACTGACGAGCGAAGAATTGACAGCATGA
- a CDS encoding L-threonylcarbamoyladenylate synthase — MERNLGPELLAADQAGVERAAHLLREGRLVAVPTETVYGLTARADRDESVAAIYRAKGRPSFNPLIVHIADLASAQALADFDERALRLARAFWPGALTMVLPLREGAPVAAAVTAGLPTVALRCPAHPVMRAVIAESGLALAGPSANRSGGVSPTCAEHVVASLGGNVDAVVDGGACEAGVESTIVALREEGRWQVLRPGPIPEAHIREILGVDSDAVTSQAIEAPGQLASHYAPGKPVRLNADMAEQDEFHIGFGKVAGDVSLSPSGDLIEAASRLYALLHEGAAADQPRIAVAPIPGEGVGAAINDRLSRAAA; from the coding sequence ATGGAGCGCAACCTCGGACCCGAACTGCTGGCGGCAGATCAAGCTGGTGTAGAGCGTGCCGCGCATCTGCTGCGCGAAGGCAGGCTGGTGGCAGTGCCGACGGAGACTGTCTACGGGCTCACCGCGCGCGCGGACCGGGATGAATCGGTGGCAGCGATCTACCGCGCCAAGGGCCGTCCCAGTTTCAATCCCCTGATCGTGCACATCGCCGACCTTGCATCGGCGCAGGCGCTTGCGGATTTCGACGAGCGGGCGCTGCGCCTGGCGCGGGCGTTCTGGCCGGGTGCGCTGACCATGGTACTGCCGCTGCGTGAAGGCGCGCCGGTTGCGGCCGCAGTCACCGCGGGCTTGCCGACCGTTGCCTTGCGCTGTCCGGCCCACCCGGTGATGCGGGCGGTGATCGCGGAATCGGGCCTGGCGCTTGCCGGCCCGTCGGCGAACCGGAGCGGCGGGGTGAGTCCGACATGTGCGGAGCATGTGGTGGCCTCGCTTGGCGGAAATGTCGACGCGGTTGTCGATGGCGGTGCCTGCGAAGCGGGCGTGGAATCCACGATCGTGGCGCTGCGCGAAGAGGGGCGTTGGCAAGTGCTTCGGCCGGGACCGATTCCCGAAGCGCATATCCGCGAGATTCTGGGTGTCGATAGCGACGCCGTGACGTCACAGGCCATCGAGGCTCCGGGACAGCTCGCGAGCCACTATGCCCCGGGCAAGCCGGTCAGGCTGAATGCCGATATGGCGGAGCAGGACGAATTCCATATCGGCTTCGGCAAAGTGGCGGGGGATGTAAGCCTGTCGCCTTCGGGAGACCTCATCGAAGCGGCTTCGCGGCTCTATGCGCTCCTGCATGAAGGTGCGGCGGCGGATCAGCCCCGCATCGCGGTGGCGCCGATTCCCGGTGAGGGTGTCGGGGCAGCAATCAATGACAGGTTGAGCCGGGCAGCCGCCTGA
- a CDS encoding DUF6726 family protein translates to MNPRALPFLAPAAALLLSGCLSTAGKIVTAPVRVAGSAVDAVTTSQSEADEKRGRRMREQEEKLGKMQRQYQKHLRQCDRGDRQACNKARDDYAEMQYLMPGAVQQRR, encoded by the coding sequence ATGAACCCACGCGCCCTGCCCTTTCTGGCTCCCGCCGCCGCCCTCTTGCTGTCCGGTTGCCTCAGCACCGCAGGCAAGATCGTGACCGCCCCCGTCCGCGTTGCAGGCTCGGCGGTCGACGCCGTGACAACGAGCCAGTCGGAAGCGGATGAGAAACGCGGCCGCCGGATGCGGGAGCAGGAGGAGAAGCTGGGGAAGATGCAGCGGCAGTACCAGAAGCACTTGCGCCAGTGCGATCGGGGAGACCGCCAGGCCTGCAACAAGGCCCGCGATGACTATGCCGAAATGCAGTACCTCATGCCTGGCGCGGTACAGCAGAGGCGCTGA
- a CDS encoding CarD family transcriptional regulator, translating into MATRADAFDVGDYVVYPKHGVGRVIELQKQEIAGMQLDLYVLRFEKERMTLRVPVNKVESIGMRKLSSDKTLREALDTLKGKPKVKRTMWSRRAQEYEAKINSGDLVSIAEVTRDLFRADDQPEQSYSERQIFEAASSRLARELAAMEKTDEPAALKKILAILNEYAPKYYESAEAV; encoded by the coding sequence ATGGCAACCAGGGCCGATGCCTTCGATGTTGGAGATTACGTCGTTTATCCCAAGCACGGCGTAGGCCGTGTGATCGAGTTGCAGAAGCAGGAAATTGCCGGGATGCAGCTCGACCTCTACGTGCTGCGTTTCGAAAAAGAGCGCATGACCCTGCGCGTTCCTGTGAACAAGGTCGAATCGATCGGCATGCGCAAGCTGTCGTCGGACAAGACCCTGCGCGAAGCTCTCGACACGCTCAAGGGCAAGCCCAAGGTAAAGCGCACCATGTGGTCGCGCCGCGCCCAGGAGTATGAAGCCAAGATCAACTCGGGCGATCTCGTTTCGATCGCCGAAGTGACCCGCGACCTGTTCCGTGCCGACGATCAGCCGGAACAGAGCTATTCCGAACGTCAGATCTTCGAAGCGGCTTCGTCGCGTCTGGCCCGCGAACTCGCGGCCATGGAAAAGACCGATGAACCGGCAGCTCTGAAGAAGATCCTCGCGATCCTCAACGAGTATGCGCCGAAGTACTACGAGAGCGCTGAAGCAGTCTGA
- the fdxA gene encoding ferredoxin FdxA, with protein sequence MTYVVTDNCIRCKYMDCVEVCPVDCFYEGENMLVINPSECIDCGVCEPECPAEAILPDTESGLEQWLELNAKYSAEWPNLTTKKDAPEDADEMRGEEGKLEKYFSPEPGEGD encoded by the coding sequence ATGACCTATGTCGTCACCGACAATTGCATCCGGTGCAAGTACATGGATTGCGTCGAAGTCTGTCCGGTGGACTGCTTCTACGAAGGCGAGAACATGCTGGTCATCAATCCCAGCGAATGCATCGACTGCGGCGTCTGCGAGCCTGAGTGCCCCGCCGAAGCGATCCTGCCCGATACCGAGAGCGGGCTTGAGCAGTGGCTCGAACTGAACGCCAAGTATTCGGCGGAATGGCCCAACCTCACCACCAAGAAGGACGCGCCGGAAGACGCGGACGAAATGCGCGGCGAGGAAGGAAAGCTCGAAAAATATTTCTCGCCCGAGCCCGGCGAAGGCGACTGA
- a CDS encoding RNA-binding S4 domain-containing protein, with the protein MRIDKLLWFLRLTKTRPLAQAMAEDGHIRLNGRRVERAHQKVGPGDVLTVPTAGGVRVIEILSLPERRGPAPEVQACYRVLDAGADVPIAAANRNEAF; encoded by the coding sequence ATGAGGATCGACAAGCTTCTCTGGTTCCTGCGCCTCACCAAAACGCGCCCCCTTGCCCAGGCGATGGCGGAAGATGGCCATATCCGGCTCAACGGCCGCCGCGTCGAACGGGCCCATCAGAAGGTCGGGCCGGGCGATGTGCTCACCGTTCCGACAGCTGGAGGCGTCCGGGTGATAGAAATCCTTTCCCTTCCGGAGCGCCGCGGCCCTGCCCCCGAGGTGCAAGCCTGCTACAGAGTGCTTGACGCGGGGGCCGATGTTCCCATAGCAGCGGCCAACCGAAACGAGGCCTTCTAA
- a CDS encoding helicase-related protein, whose amino-acid sequence MVHGRHVSSRNDAPSGVKAVLGPTNTGKTHLAIERLCAHSSGAIGFPLRLLAREVYDRVCKIKGERNVALITGEERIEPKDARYLLCTVEAMPVTERSLAFVAIDEAQLGADRERGHVFTDRLLHARGREETMILGSSTLEPMVKALVPGVEVITRPRFSTLSHAGARKLSRIPPRSAIVAFSAEQVYAIAEMLRRFRGGAAVVMGALSPQTRNAQVELYQSGEVDYLVATDAIGMGLNLDVEHVAFAGLSKFDGQRHRRLTTSEMAQIAGRAGRHQKDGTFGTLTGSGGHDSEFEPDEVYAIEEHRFPPLTKLFWREPDPRFDSVATLIADLETPPHRDGLVLAPEAIDLAVLKRLADENQVADSVRGHAMVRRFWEVCRLPDFRQQGVETHSRFVARLWQDLRHGELGADYMAQQIARLDITGGDIDTLQGRIAAIRSWAYIAQRPDWVLAREEMAARARAVEARLSDALHGKLTERFINRRTAVLMKKLGPDAGLLSVRLEDEEVLVEGEHIGSLHGFAFQVDPAARLSDRKLLLAAAERHLPALLQSRAAALTAAIHEGVAPLTLENGKLSWEGEKIATLSAGRSLLAPLLVPDRVLDTIPAPARKELVAALEAWLEAALEPLAPLRKLDEASRAEDAGPELRALLITLVDRGGMIPREGSGVDRVDKARRTMLARLGVRVGALDLFVPAMLRPGPIALWRQLAGVAGISRAGNPPDPAMPPAMDSAKRHNTPGYRDLGKQLVRLDMAEKLLREAHEARSGASGNANNNNNNNNNNNGNRGPSRSFSLDPARAVSMGLTTASYARLLRIGGFQALVPRPLAEGAYGPPAPVRWRWRPPRREAEEIRPAPQRSDGAFAALGELLGAGRGR is encoded by the coding sequence ATGGTTCACGGCCGGCATGTCTCGTCGCGAAACGACGCCCCCAGCGGGGTGAAGGCCGTGCTCGGTCCCACGAATACCGGCAAGACCCACCTCGCCATAGAGCGTCTCTGCGCCCATTCCAGCGGAGCCATCGGCTTCCCGCTCAGATTGCTTGCGCGTGAGGTCTACGACCGCGTCTGCAAGATCAAGGGCGAGCGGAACGTCGCCCTCATCACCGGCGAGGAACGCATAGAGCCCAAGGATGCGCGCTACCTGCTCTGCACGGTGGAAGCGATGCCGGTGACGGAGCGCAGCCTCGCCTTCGTGGCCATCGACGAAGCCCAGCTCGGCGCCGACCGCGAGCGCGGCCATGTCTTCACCGATCGCCTGCTTCACGCGCGCGGCCGGGAGGAGACCATGATTCTCGGTTCCTCCACGCTGGAACCGATGGTCAAAGCGCTGGTGCCCGGTGTCGAGGTGATAACCAGGCCGCGTTTCTCGACGCTTTCCCATGCGGGGGCCAGAAAGCTCTCCCGCATCCCGCCGCGCAGCGCCATCGTCGCCTTCTCGGCCGAGCAGGTCTACGCGATCGCGGAAATGCTGCGGCGCTTCCGTGGCGGCGCCGCGGTCGTCATGGGCGCTCTGAGCCCCCAGACGCGCAATGCCCAGGTCGAGCTGTACCAGTCCGGCGAGGTCGATTATCTCGTCGCCACCGACGCTATCGGCATGGGGCTCAACCTCGATGTCGAACATGTCGCCTTTGCCGGGCTCTCGAAGTTCGACGGCCAGCGCCACCGGCGGCTCACCACTTCGGAAATGGCCCAGATCGCCGGACGCGCGGGCCGCCACCAGAAGGACGGCACCTTCGGCACGCTCACCGGCTCCGGCGGGCATGATTCGGAATTCGAACCGGACGAAGTCTACGCGATCGAAGAGCACCGCTTCCCTCCGTTGACCAAGCTGTTCTGGCGCGAGCCGGACCCCCGGTTCGACAGCGTGGCAACCCTGATCGCCGATCTCGAAACGCCGCCCCACCGCGATGGGCTCGTCCTCGCGCCCGAGGCGATAGACCTCGCCGTGCTCAAGCGCCTTGCCGACGAAAATCAGGTTGCAGACAGTGTGCGCGGTCACGCCATGGTGCGCCGCTTCTGGGAAGTCTGCCGCCTGCCTGATTTTCGCCAGCAGGGCGTGGAGACCCATTCCCGATTCGTTGCGCGGCTCTGGCAGGACCTGCGCCACGGCGAACTCGGGGCTGACTATATGGCCCAGCAGATCGCCCGGCTCGACATTACCGGCGGCGACATCGACACCCTGCAGGGCCGCATCGCCGCGATCCGCTCCTGGGCCTATATCGCCCAGCGCCCGGACTGGGTTCTCGCCCGTGAGGAAATGGCCGCCCGCGCCCGTGCGGTAGAGGCTCGCCTTTCCGATGCCCTCCATGGCAAACTTACCGAACGATTCATCAACCGCAGGACCGCTGTGCTCATGAAGAAACTCGGCCCCGATGCCGGACTGCTTTCAGTCCGCCTCGAAGACGAGGAAGTGCTGGTCGAAGGCGAGCACATCGGCTCGCTGCACGGCTTTGCCTTCCAGGTCGATCCCGCCGCCCGCCTTTCCGATCGCAAGCTGCTGCTCGCGGCCGCCGAACGGCACCTGCCGGCCCTGCTCCAGTCCCGCGCCGCCGCACTTACCGCCGCGATTCACGAGGGCGTGGCTCCGCTCACCCTCGAAAACGGCAAACTGAGCTGGGAAGGCGAAAAGATCGCCACGCTTTCGGCGGGCCGTTCGCTGCTAGCCCCCCTGCTGGTTCCCGACCGCGTGCTCGACACGATCCCCGCCCCCGCCCGCAAGGAACTGGTGGCCGCGCTGGAAGCCTGGCTGGAAGCGGCGCTCGAACCGCTCGCCCCGTTGCGAAAGCTGGATGAGGCAAGCCGGGCCGAGGATGCCGGGCCGGAACTGCGCGCGCTGCTCATCACATTGGTCGATCGCGGCGGCATGATTCCCCGCGAGGGATCGGGCGTAGACCGGGTCGACAAGGCGCGGCGCACGATGCTGGCAAGGCTCGGCGTGCGCGTCGGCGCGCTGGACCTGTTCGTTCCCGCCATGCTGCGCCCCGGACCGATCGCGCTATGGCGCCAGCTCGCAGGGGTCGCCGGAATTAGCCGTGCCGGGAATCCCCCCGATCCGGCGATGCCGCCTGCCATGGATTCGGCGAAGCGTCACAACACTCCGGGATACCGGGACCTCGGCAAGCAACTCGTGCGCCTCGACATGGCCGAGAAACTGCTGCGCGAGGCACACGAGGCACGGAGCGGCGCGAGCGGCAACGCCAACAACAACAACAACAACAACAACAACAACAACGGCAACAGGGGCCCTTCCCGTTCGTTCTCCCTGGATCCGGCACGTGCGGTGTCGATGGGCCTGACGACCGCCAGTTACGCCCGCCTGCTGCGGATCGGCGGATTTCAGGCGCTGGTGCCGCGTCCGCTGGCGGAGGGCGCTTATGGCCCGCCGGCACCGGTGCGCTGGCGCTGGCGTCCGCCGCGGCGTGAAGCGGAGGAAATCCGGCCGGCGCCCCAGCGCAGCGACGGCGCCTTTGCGGCACTTGGCGAGCTTCTTGGTGCGGGCCGGGGCCGATAG
- a CDS encoding M23 family metallopeptidase, with product MFRAQDQGGDGAAHVAALSHDQVLHDHAPESGVSIPGKPPILTRWKQGIERWCHDAEIAPDLACDIGSRRWFRGLATLLGLSAAAIAMWPDFAAVEAATAMPIADRSRDEFRSQTISPLALGADSGRHMGASPLVRPLAGVPERPSIQIVSTLAQGDSFARMMERVGVGATDVSQIAGLVSQAVPLGDLSSGTRFDITMGRRPAPNAPRAMDSMDFRARFDLDISVERGPGGNLALVRHPIRVDETPLRIRGTVGSSLYRSARNAGAPVGAIQSYLRAIDKYLSLESDIAAQDQFDIVVAYKRSAKGEREVGELLYAGLDHGGKPRVQLLRWGKDGEMFAASALTQARGAPGGMPVAGHMTSPYGKRRHPILGYVRMHAGIDYGAAYGSPIYAVADGVVNFAGRHGGHGNYVRLSHGGGLDTGYGHMSRIAVARGARVKAGQVIGYVGSTGLSTGPHLHFEAYRGGQTINPSGLRFISRPQIDGKEKDAFKARMNALLGVQPGEALGDIAAPADGPTEAQREIDRLAPKPAE from the coding sequence TTGTTCAGGGCACAGGATCAGGGTGGCGATGGCGCGGCGCATGTCGCGGCGCTCTCGCACGACCAGGTGCTGCACGATCATGCGCCGGAATCCGGCGTTTCGATTCCCGGGAAACCGCCGATCCTGACCCGCTGGAAGCAGGGTATCGAACGCTGGTGCCATGATGCCGAGATCGCGCCGGACCTGGCCTGCGATATCGGCAGTCGCCGCTGGTTCCGGGGGCTTGCCACGCTGCTGGGCCTCAGTGCCGCGGCCATTGCCATGTGGCCCGATTTCGCCGCGGTGGAAGCGGCCACCGCGATGCCGATCGCCGATCGCAGCCGCGACGAGTTTCGCAGCCAGACCATTTCACCGCTGGCGCTGGGTGCCGACAGCGGCCGCCACATGGGTGCGAGCCCGCTGGTGCGTCCGCTGGCCGGGGTGCCGGAGCGTCCCTCGATCCAGATCGTCTCGACGCTGGCGCAGGGGGACAGTTTCGCCCGCATGATGGAGCGGGTTGGCGTGGGGGCGACGGACGTCTCGCAGATTGCGGGGCTCGTGAGTCAGGCGGTGCCGTTGGGCGATCTTTCCTCCGGCACGCGTTTCGACATTACCATGGGCCGCCGCCCGGCACCGAACGCTCCTCGGGCGATGGACTCGATGGATTTCCGCGCCCGCTTCGATCTCGATATTTCGGTGGAGCGTGGTCCCGGCGGCAACCTTGCGCTGGTGCGCCATCCGATCCGCGTGGACGAGACGCCGCTGCGCATTCGCGGCACGGTGGGTTCAAGCCTTTACCGTTCCGCCCGCAATGCAGGCGCGCCGGTGGGGGCGATCCAGTCCTACCTGCGCGCCATCGACAAGTATCTGAGCCTGGAAAGCGACATTGCCGCGCAGGACCAGTTCGACATCGTCGTTGCCTACAAGCGCTCCGCCAAGGGCGAGCGCGAGGTGGGAGAACTGCTCTATGCCGGGCTCGATCACGGCGGGAAACCGCGCGTGCAATTGCTGCGCTGGGGCAAGGACGGCGAAATGTTCGCCGCATCCGCGCTTACCCAGGCACGAGGGGCGCCGGGAGGAATGCCGGTCGCCGGGCACATGACCTCGCCTTACGGCAAGCGCCGTCATCCAATTCTCGGCTACGTTCGCATGCACGCCGGGATCGACTACGGCGCGGCCTATGGCTCGCCGATCTATGCCGTGGCCGACGGCGTGGTGAACTTTGCGGGACGGCATGGCGGGCACGGCAATTATGTGCGCCTGAGCCACGGAGGCGGACTCGATACCGGCTATGGCCACATGAGCCGTATCGCCGTGGCCCGAGGCGCGCGGGTCAAGGCCGGGCAGGTGATCGGCTATGTCGGCTCGACGGGCCTTTCCACCGGGCCGCATCTTCACTTCGAAGCCTATCGCGGGGGGCAGACGATCAATCCGTCGGGTCTGCGTTTCATTTCGCGACCGCAGATCGACGGCAAGGAGAAGGATGCCTTCAAGGCGCGAATGAACGCGCTGCTCGGCGTCCAGCCCGGCGAGGCGCTTGGCGATATCGCCGCCCCCGCCGACGGCCCGACCGAAGCGCAGCGCGAGATCGACCGGCTGGCCCCCAAACCGGCCGAATAA
- the hemB gene encoding porphobilinogen synthase: MTGAYPHTRLRRARATAWSRAMHRETVLTPADLIWPVFVTEGTGVEQPIASLPGVSRWSVDLMVQRAKEAADLGIPCLALFPDTQPDRRSDNGAEALNPDNLMCRALRAIRDELGDRIGLLTDVALDPYTSHGQDGLVDDDGYVLNDETVEVLVGQSLNQARAGADIIAPSDMMDGRIGAIRDALEDEGFVNVQIMSYAAKYASAFYGPFRDAVNTRGLLKGDKKTYQMDPANAEEALREVEMDLDEGADSVMVKPGLPYLDILRRVKETFEVPVFAYQVSGEYAMIEAAVAAGAADRDAMVLETLLAFKRAGASGVLTYHAVHAARLLQK; this comes from the coding sequence ATGACCGGAGCATATCCCCACACCCGCCTGCGCCGCGCGCGCGCCACGGCCTGGAGCCGCGCCATGCACCGTGAGACGGTGCTGACCCCTGCCGACCTGATCTGGCCGGTCTTCGTGACCGAGGGAACGGGCGTCGAACAGCCCATCGCCTCGCTGCCGGGCGTGTCGCGCTGGTCGGTGGACCTGATGGTCCAGCGTGCCAAAGAAGCGGCGGATCTCGGCATTCCCTGCCTTGCGCTGTTCCCCGACACCCAGCCCGACCGGCGCAGCGATAACGGCGCCGAAGCGCTCAACCCCGACAACCTCATGTGCCGCGCGCTGCGCGCCATCCGCGATGAACTTGGCGACCGGATCGGCCTGCTGACCGATGTCGCACTCGATCCCTATACCAGCCACGGGCAGGACGGGCTCGTGGACGACGACGGCTACGTGCTCAATGACGAGACGGTGGAAGTGCTGGTCGGCCAGTCGCTGAATCAGGCGCGGGCAGGGGCCGACATCATCGCCCCCTCCGACATGATGGACGGCCGCATCGGCGCCATTCGCGATGCACTGGAGGACGAGGGCTTCGTCAACGTCCAGATCATGAGCTACGCCGCGAAATATGCCTCGGCGTTCTACGGTCCGTTCCGCGACGCGGTGAACACGCGCGGCCTGCTCAAGGGTGACAAGAAGACCTACCAGATGGACCCGGCCAATGCCGAGGAAGCGCTGCGCGAGGTCGAGATGGATCTCGATGAAGGCGCCGACAGCGTCATGGTCAAGCCGGGCCTGCCCTATCTCGATATTCTGCGCCGGGTGAAGGAAACCTTCGAGGTTCCCGTTTTCGCCTATCAGGTTTCGGGCGAGTACGCGATGATCGAGGCGGCGGTAGCGGCCGGCGCGGCGGACCGCGATGCGATGGTGCTGGAAACCCTTCTGGCCTTCAAGCGGGCGGGCGCTTCGGGGGTGCTGACATATCACGCCGTCCACGCCGCACGCCTCCTGCAGAAGTGA
- a CDS encoding GNAT family N-acetyltransferase, whose translation MTAFRLETDRLVLRNWQPGDIARFAEVTNTPQVMRWLGGVMDAERLAASEARMLGFHESWGHTFWIAERKADGGDLSGEMLGFCGLKKIDAPGASFLGAFEIGWRLRSDSHGKGYAKEAAAASLDAGFGQFGAEEIFAITVIENEPSWGLMRRLGMRRRQELDYDDLRFEPPLRHTIVYSITREEWAAQPR comes from the coding sequence ATGACGGCGTTCCGACTGGAGACGGACCGTCTGGTGCTGCGAAACTGGCAACCGGGCGACATCGCGCGCTTCGCCGAAGTCACCAATACCCCGCAGGTCATGCGCTGGCTGGGCGGGGTGATGGATGCGGAGCGGCTGGCGGCTTCGGAAGCCCGGATGCTCGGCTTCCATGAAAGCTGGGGGCACACGTTCTGGATCGCCGAGCGGAAGGCCGATGGCGGTGACCTGTCCGGGGAGATGCTCGGCTTTTGCGGTCTCAAGAAGATCGACGCGCCGGGGGCTTCGTTCCTCGGCGCGTTCGAGATCGGCTGGCGGCTGCGCAGTGACTCGCACGGCAAGGGCTATGCGAAGGAAGCCGCCGCCGCCTCGCTCGATGCCGGCTTCGGGCAGTTCGGCGCGGAGGAAATCTTCGCCATCACCGTGATCGAGAACGAGCCGAGCTGGGGGCTCATGCGCCGTCTGGGCATGCGTCGGCGCCAGGAACTCGATTACGACGACTTGCGCTTCGAGCCACCGCTGCGGCACACCATCGTTTATTCGATCACGCGCGAGGAATGGGCCGCGCAGCCGCGCTGA
- a CDS encoding gamma carbonic anhydrase family protein, translating into MIQNRTDITVAAIHGKAPRIHSSAFIAPGCRIIGDVEIGPDVSIWYNCVIRADVNRVVIGARTNVQDGTVIHCDSPKPSRPEGYATLIGEDVLIGHMAMIHGSTLEDRAFVGLGAIVMDGSHIESDGMLAAGAQLTGKRIGARQLWMGRPAKYLRDLDDDAIAANQAGVKGYVVNGRLHAEALGLEG; encoded by the coding sequence ATGATTCAGAACCGAACCGATATCACCGTGGCCGCCATCCACGGCAAGGCGCCCCGGATTCATTCGAGCGCCTTCATCGCCCCCGGCTGCCGTATCATCGGCGATGTCGAGATCGGGCCGGATGTCAGCATCTGGTACAACTGCGTGATCCGCGCCGACGTCAATCGCGTCGTGATCGGCGCGCGGACCAATGTGCAGGACGGCACCGTGATTCATTGCGACAGCCCCAAGCCCAGCCGGCCGGAAGGCTATGCGACGCTCATCGGGGAAGACGTGCTGATCGGGCACATGGCGATGATTCACGGCTCTACGCTGGAAGACCGCGCCTTCGTCGGCCTCGGCGCGATCGTGATGGACGGCAGCCATATCGAATCCGATGGCATGCTGGCGGCGGGTGCGCAGCTTACCGGCAAGCGCATCGGTGCAAGACAGCTCTGGATGGGGCGACCGGCGAAGTACCTGCGCGACCTCGATGACGATGCCATCGCGGCCAATCAAGCCGGTGTGAAAGGCTATGTCGTGAATGGCCGTCTCCATGCCGAGGCGCTGGGTCTGGAAGGCTGA